CGCTGACACTGGCGCATCTGCGCAATATGACCGCCGCAACCGAGTTGGGCGCGATCATTCTGCCACCCGTACCGGCCTTTTACCTGAAGCCTAAAAAAGTCGTCGAGATTGTCGATCAGATTGCCGGACGCGCCATCGACCTGTTGTCTATCGCCGCCCCCATCGCTGGCCAATGGGCCCAATCAGACGGTCCTATGGCCCGAAGTGGGTGATTGAACGGCGGTTGCAATGTTTCTGACCGTTTACAGGGCCCAACTATAGGGCTCGGCGGCGCGCTCAAATGGCGCGGTTGGGCTGCGGGATGGCAAAAGGTGGCGGCATCAATGATCGTTCTTAGTCTGGGATTTTCAATTGAAACGCCTAACGACCAACAATCGAAACTAAAAATCCGCCGGACCAAGTCTTTTTGATATATTGGTTGCCAACACCCGCACAAAACGGATGTTGGTCTCATCTGTGTGTCCGGATTGGCCAGGCCGTGGACAAGGGCAGGGCAGTTGTCACCCATAATGATTGTGGCGAGCGACAAATCGTTTCTCATGCGCAAGGCGACGATGCAACTCTTCGCCTTTACGTCTTTCGTGCTCCTGCAGCATGGTTTCGTGAGTAGGCGTTAGGGGATCAACCACCTGGTTATTGCGGTGTTTTGAAACTCTCAGGAAGGATGGTAATGAAATCAACATTATGTTCTCCTTTGTGTCGGCGTGATGTGTTATATTGATATGGAAATTTCGCCCCGCGATGCAAATCAATATGATTTTGCAATTGTTAGTACAGGTATCATGTTATGGATTGGACGCGCGTTCCATCGCTGGCGGCACTTCGGGCATTTGAATCGGCTGCCCGCTGTCAAAGCTTTAGCAAGGCGGCACGTGAGCTGAACGTGACGCATGCTGCAATTGCCCATCACGTTCGCGGGCTTGAGGCTGAGTTTTCCGAAAGCCTGATCATCCGGCAAGGGCGTGGTGTCGCGGTCACTGCAGCCGGGTTGCAACTGGCTGAGAGCCTTCAGGCCGGGTTTTCGACGATTGCCAGCGGCGTGGAGAGGTTGAGATCACAAAGTGAAAACAGGTCACTGAATATCACTGTTACACCCGCTTTTGCCGCCAACTGGCTGATGCCACGGATCGGGGAATTCTGGGCAAAGCACCCTGAGATATCGCTGACCATCAATCCGAGTATTGGGTTGACTGATCTTAGGAAAGACGGGTTTGATCTGGCGATCAGATATGGCGACGGGGGGTGGCCCAATGTCAAATCTGAACTGCTGACAGATGGAGATTTTTGGGTCGTGGCCCATCCTGATCTGGTCAAGGGCCGGACGGTCAGGTGTCTGCAGGATGTGGTTGGTCTGCCGTGGTTGATGGAAAGCCATATGATGGAACGAAAGGCTATTGTAGAACGGGAAGGCATTGATTTTGAACAGATAGACCTAACGCTTTTGAATACCAATGGGTTGGTGTTATCAGCCGTAGCCGCTGGATTGGGGATTTCTGTACAGCCCAAGTCCATTGTTGAGCGGGACGTTCAGGCCAGAGAGTTGGTTAAGATTTGTGAGCTTAATCAAGAAAACCTAGGGTACTATATGGTCATGTTACCTGACAGAGATCCTAAGGGATTGCGGGCGTTTCGGTCTTGGCTTCGGACCAAG
This portion of the Parasedimentitalea marina genome encodes:
- a CDS encoding LysR family transcriptional regulator; translation: MDWTRVPSLAALRAFESAARCQSFSKAARELNVTHAAIAHHVRGLEAEFSESLIIRQGRGVAVTAAGLQLAESLQAGFSTIASGVERLRSQSENRSLNITVTPAFAANWLMPRIGEFWAKHPEISLTINPSIGLTDLRKDGFDLAIRYGDGGWPNVKSELLTDGDFWVVAHPDLVKGRTVRCLQDVVGLPWLMESHMMERKAIVEREGIDFEQIDLTLLNTNGLVLSAVAAGLGISVQPKSIVERDVQARELVKICELNQENLGYYMVMLPDRDPKGLRAFRSWLRTKAA